TGCTCACGCTACATTCTTTGTAGATGAATCAGCCCAAAGACAGGTTATGATGGACGCAGTCGACAAGGTTGTTTTGAAAGGAATATCTCCTGAAGTAGCATGGAAAGAAGCTGCTGAAGAAGAGCAAAAAATTCTTGACAAATTCTGGGGTTCTATTGAATAATGCCTTTTCAGTCCGGGGTTAGCCCCGGACTGAATTCTATCTTTTCGGGAGTGTGCAAAATGAAGTTAAGGCAAAAGAAGATTCTAACTGCTTACGCTTTTCTATCAGTACCGCTTGTATTCTTTGTCTTTGTAAGGTTCTACCCTATGATATATTCCTTCTGGTTGAGTTTTACGGACTGGGACCTGATATCTTCGGAAAAGAACTTTGTTGGGATCTTGAACTATGTAAATATTTTCAAAGATGAGGTCTTTGTTAGAGCCCTCATAAATACACTGAAATATGTGGCATTCGGTGTACCTGCTGTTATTATTATTTCTCTCTATCTTTCATTAGTTTTGAATAGAATAAAGAAATTTCAAGGTTTCTATAGATTGCTCTACGTTATGCCCTACATTACCCCTCTTGTTGCGGTGAGTTGGGTCTGGAAATGGATGTATCAACAGCCACCCATAGGCTTTCTAAACAATTTGCTTACGATGCTTGGCTTTGATTCTCAACCTTTTCTGATGAACACTTCACAGGCTCTTCCATCGATTGTGGTCACCACTGTCTGGGTTAATCTTGGATATTGCGTAATTATCTTCCTGGCGGGTTTGCAAACAATTCCTCAGGAATACATTGAAGCAGCAAAGATCGATGGAGCTAATAGAAAGCAAATCCTGTGGAGGATAACGATACCCCTTTTGAATCCCATAATTGTATTTTTAGCTGTTACTCAGAGTATCTCGTTTCTGAGAATCTTCACACAGGTTTACAACATGACTGACCAGGGATCCGGTGGACCATTGAACTCCACCAAACCTCTCGTCCTTTATATTTATCAGAAGGCTTTCATGTCTTTCGACATGGGGACCGCGGCTACGGCTACGGTTATACTCTTTGGGATAATAATGACTATAACACTCATTCAGATATTGATACTCAACAGAAATATAGAATATTAATAGGCCTTAGGAGTGATACGATGGCGAGAAGAGACAGGTCAATGACGGTTTCAGCATATATATTTCTTACAATATTTGCTCTATTGATGGTATTTCCCTTTATCTGGATGTTTTCATCTTCTTTTAAGGATGCCAGTGAAATATACGAGTTCCGTTTGATTCCCAGATACCCAACGCTGTACAACTATCAGTATATATTCAACTATTCACTTTTTCCGAGGTGGTTTTTGAACAGCCTATTGATAGCGGTAATTACCACTGTTTCTGTTCTTTTCTTTGATTCGCTGATCGGATATACGCTGGCAAAATTCGATTTTCCTGGTAGAAAGATCATTTTTATATTAATTCTCAGCACACTGATGATACCCACCGAGATGCTCGTAATACCCTGGTACATCATGGTAAGAAATCTACACTGGATGGGAACATACTGGAGCATCATGTTCCCTGGTATGATAAGCGCGTTCGGTATTTTTCTAATGAAGCAATTCATGTCAACAGTACCTAATGACCTTATTGATGCAGCGCGTATAGACGGAATGTCAGAATTCGGTATTTTCTTCAAGATCATTCTGCCACTTGTTAAACCGGCTTTGGCAACTCTCGCCATCTTCAATTTCATAGGAAACTGGAACGCTTTCTTGTGGCCCTTGATAGTGACTTCTTCGCCGAAGATGTACACGCTACCCGTTGGAGTGGCGTATTTTTCCAGCGAGAATTCTATGAGCTGGGAACTCATCATGACAGGTGCCGCTGTCTCGACCATACCGCTAATTATCTTCTTCCTGATATTCCAGAAACAGATCGTAAAGGGCATCGCAATGTCTGGGCTAAAGGGGTGATCATATGATTGCAAGAGTTATAGATTCACATGTGCATTTTCCACTTTCGGACCTCCAAAGTGTAATGGGGAAGAGAAAAGTTCATCCGTGGGTAGAGTCGGAGCGCACTAAATGGAGAAAAGCCTGGCAATTTCCTGAACCTCAAATTATTGGAGATATAGACGAGATCATTGAAAAATGGTATGAAGAAACCTTTAAACACGATCTTTCAAAAGTTGTCTTTGTCACGGCAAATGGCAACGAAAATATGTTGAAAATCGTTCGCACGCACCCTGACAAGTTTGTCGGTTATGCCCACCACGATCCTTCGAAGCCAGATGCTGCTGATGAGCTGGAGAAATACTTGAAGGCAGGATTGAGTGGATACAAAATTCTCGGCCCTAAAGTCTCTGTTCCTCTCAACGACAGAAAACTCTACCCGGTATGGGAGGTAGCACAGAGTTACAATATACCCGTCCTCATTCATTTTGGAATCATGGGTGGAGCAGGTGGTATAGCTAACCATGTCAATATCAGCCCCTTGATAATTCACGATGTTGCCAAAGAATTTCCACGCATAAACTTTATAATTCCCCATTTTGGTTGTGGGTATGTTTTCGAGACCCTCAATTTGTGCTGGGCCTGTCCAAATGTATTTATTGACACAAGCGGTTCGAATCAATGGATAAGATGGATGCCTTATGAACTATCTCTTGAGAAATTATTCAGGAAATACTATGAGACGATAGGTCCAGAACGGATAATTTTTGGGACAGATTCCAGTTGGTTTCCTAGAGGTTTTTCCAAGAGTTACTTTGATGAACAGTATAAAGCAATGGTATACATTGGTATGAGTGATGATGAGATTGATCGGGTATTATATAAAAATATTTACGAACTTCTAGAGGAAAGAGTGATATGATGAAATTTAACGATGTATATAAAAATATTGTTCTGAATGAATCATATAAAAACTGGAAAAAACACTTTCTCGATTTTTTCTTTCAAGAAAACAAAGCCCATTTGATAGCACTTCATGAAGGTGGGATTGTTGACTCAAATCTGGCCAAGGAGCTTAAGAGAGGGATAAAAAAAATAGAAACTGCTTATGATTTTCCCAACTCCCTTCCAGAAGAAACAGAAGATATCTTCTTTGTTTTTGAGAGAAAATTAGAAGAAATTATAGGAAAGGACAAAGCGGGTTTTCTGCATGCTGGTAGGAGCAGAAACGATCTTGATACAACGGTGTTCAGGATGTTTATGAGAGAAAAACTGCTTGCTTTTCTCGTTGAAGTTCAAAAGATATTGGAGGAATTAAAAAGAAAGATAGCAAAAAACCTGGAGACTGCATTTATCCTGTACACTCATGGTCAACCAGCGCAGGTCTCCACTTTTGGCCATTACCTTTCTTCATTTGCATTTGAATTGCTGGAAGATGCAGAAAAGATACTGGATAGCATAAAGATTGTGAATAGATGTCCCGCAGGTGCTGCAGCAATTACCACCAGCGGTTTCAATATAAATCGAAAACTTCTTTCTGAGCTTCTTGGCTTTGACGAACCCGTGCCCAATTCTTATCAGGCGATTTCTACCTCACACTGGATAACTTATCCCGCGACAGCTGTAAGGATCATTCTTGAAGATATCGGAAGGTTCGTTGCTGATCTATTTCACAAAGCATCAATAGAAGTAGGCATAGTGGCATTTCCCAACAACCTTGTGCAGATCAGCAGCATTATGCCACAGAAAAGAAACCCTGTAATTCTGGAACATATAAGAATATATTCCGAACTCGCTTCAGAGGAGCTGATGGGGTTATCTACTTTATTCAGAAACGTTCCCTATCAGGATGTAAACGAGGTTGCTGATACTTCTGTGGTGGCCTTTGAACAGGCTATCGAACATTCGCGGAGGGCTATCAGGCTTTTTAATGAAGTTCTAAAAAGCGTGGAGGTAAATGTGGACAGATGTAAAGAAGTGGCTACCGCTACTGGCTCAACAACGACTGAACTCGCTGATGAACTGGTTCGTACAGAAAAAATTAGCTTCCGAATAGCGCATAAAGTTGTTTCCAGATTTGTTGAATCAGGTTTTTCATATGAAGTGCTCAAAAACAGCTTTGCTTCTGAAGTCGGCAGAGAAATCAGTATCAGCCCTGAAGAGGTAGATAATATTCTATCTGAGGAACATTTTATTGAAGTTAGAAAAGTTTACGGAGGTCCTGCTTTAGAAGGCATGACCCCTATTATGGAGTTGTTTTCTCAAAAGCAGAAGAGAATCAATGATTCAATCAGTCAAATCCTCAAGCAGTTCAGAAGATACAAAGCAAATCTCGTGAAAAAATTTGAGAGTATTTAGGGTGAAAAGATGCTAAGAGAATCGGAAATAAAGAATAAGCTCAAGCAAGCCATAAAAAGGGCTAACATTCTGATTAATAAAGATGTAGAGAAATATGTCATGAATTATGATGGCCCCTTCTCAGAAGTCATTTTTGAGAATATCGAAACTTCCAGAAATACGGGGCTCCCCTTATGTCAAGATACGGGGATACTTGAATTCTTCGTCTTCATGGGGCACGAGGTGAGCGTTGAAAAACCTGTGTGCGATATTCTGAATAGGGCAGTTAGAGAGGTTTATACCTCGGAACCCTATAGATGTTCTGTCGTTTCCGACCCGTTGTTTGGCAGAAACAACACAGGTGATAACACCCCTGTTATATGCCATGTTTTTCAGGTAACGGGGAAGGAACTGGAAATCCGGTTCATTGTTAAAGGTGGCGGGAGCGAAAACCTCAGTGCGCTGTTCATGATGCGTCCCTCAGCTGGCTCTGAAGAATTAAAAACGCTGGTTGTAGAGCATATCAGGAAACTGGGTGCTAACGCCTGCCCGCCGTTGAACATAGGCATCGGAATAGGAGGAACAGCTGAAAAGGCAACATTGTTATCAAAACTTGCCCTCACCAGACCTTTTGGTTTTCGAAATCCAGATGAAAGATACGCGGCTCTTGAAAAGGAGATACTTGAAAGTATCAACGACCTTAAGATAGGTTTTCAGGGACTGGGAAAAGGGATAACGGCGTACGCTGTGAACATCGAACAATACCCCACGCATATAGCTACATTGCCCGTTGCGCTAGCCGTTGATTGTTATTTGAGTCGAAGGGGGAGAATTATAATTGAAGATAACTGAGTTGAAAGCCGGGGAAGAAATCAGTTATTCCGGAGAACTGATTGTGATGCGAGATGCCGCGCAAAAAAAGATCGAAAGACTCCTATCTGAGGGTCTTTCCTTGCCGTTCTCCCTCGAAGGTAAAATAGTCTTTTATGCCGGCCCGGCCAAGGCTCCGGAGGGACTCGCAATTGGCGCCATCGGTCCGACGACCTCCTCTAGGATGGATATCTACCTCGAGATGCTCCTGAAGCTCGGGGTCATGGCTACCATTGGTAAGGGAAGAAGAGCAGAATTTGTGAAGGAATTATGTAAAAAATACTTCTCGGTGTATTTTGTGGCTCCAAGTGGTACAGCTGCGGCTCTTTCGAAAAGAGTCCTTTCGGCAGAGATGCTAGCTTTTACTGAGCTTGGTCCTGAAGCCGTTTACAAGTTAGTGGTTAAAGACTTCCCCTTGCTTGTAGCGATAGACAGTAGAGGAACTTCTATTTGAAATGTTCAGTGCTCTTAATAGGCTGGTTCATTACCTGAAGGTTGTGAAGATACACATTTTTGGAAAAATTCGATGATGCCAACTCTACTAAAGAGACCAAAGGCATTCTGAACAATAGTGTTGAATTGATAGACAAAAAATATAATAACAGCCTCCTTCTGGAGGCTGTTATTATTCAACTATGATCGCTTCAAAAGGCGCCAACTCTATTGGCAATGAGAGACTTTCTTTTCTATCATGTGTCCCAAAAACAGGTTTTAGTTCTCTACTTCCCGATAATCCGAGTCTGACTTTAACAGTTTCCGCGTTGAAGTTCAGTATCACGAGTTTTTCTTCCTCGCCGTAAGTTCTAAGGTATGCAAATACTTCAGGGTTATCAGTTTCTACGGCAATGTACTCCCCAAGCTTCAGCGCACTGGAGGATTTTCGTAATTTCAACAATTCTTTGTAATAGTTGAGTATGGATTTTGGGTCATTTTGTTCTTTTTCCACATTTACGATGTCTTTATCGGGATTAACCGGAAGCCAAGGTTCTGCTTCTGAAAACCCCGCGTATTCAGTATCGTTCCATTGCATTGGTGTTCTACAACCATCTCTTCCTTTGCGCTTTGGCCAGAGGTTTATTCCCTCTGGATCCTGGAGCTTTTCAAAGGGAATTTCACCCTCTCTCATACCGATTTCCTCACCCATATAGATGAAAGGAGTCCCCCTTAAAGTCAGGAGCATTGTAGCAAGCAACTTTGCACGGTCTTCTTCATGCTTGCCATCTGAGAACCTCGATATGAACCTTGGTGAATCGTGGTTGCCAAGGACATAACAGGGCCAGGCAGCATCTTCGAAGACTTTCTCGGTGAGTTCAACGACGTCTCTGAAACTTCTGGCACTGAATCCTCTAACATCTTTGAATTCAAAGTTGAATGCCAGGTTCAATCTACCAGGTTTTGTATACTCGAAGTACTGTATCACACCGAGATCTGTTGCAACTTCCCCGATCGTAACCCTATCTCCATAACTGTCTACGAGTTCCTGAAGTTCTTCGACGACGAGCAATGTTTCAGGTCTGTCTTTGGTAAAAATGTTGTAGTAATTTTCGAACTCGATTTCTGACTTTTTCTTCTTTGGGGGATTATTCCTTAATTTTGTATCTTTATAGTAAAGGTTCACGACGTCGAATCTGAACCCGTCGACACCTTTGTCGAGCCAGAACTTGACTACATTGAATAGCTCTTTTTTAACCTCCGGGTTACGCCAGTTCAGGTCCGGTTGTTCTTTTGTGAAAAGACAAAGGTAATATTGCTTTCTATTCTCGTCCCAGTTCCAGGCACTTCCGCCGAAGTACGATTGCCAATTGTTTGGTGGTGTGCCCCTCTCACCATCAACCCAGATATACCAGTCTGCTTTTGGGTTTGTCCGTGAAGACCTCGATTCTTTGAACCATGGATGCTGATCAGAAGTGTGGTTGATCACCATATCGAGGATGACTTTTATCCCTTTTTCATGGGCTTTTTGAAGAAGTTCATCGAAGTCTTCCATCGATCCAAAAACCGGATCGATATCGTAATAGTCAGAAACATCGTAGCCAAAATCTTTCATAGGAGATCTGTATATTGGAGACAACCAAATTGCATCAACTCCTAATTCTGCTATATAATCGAGCTTTGATGTTATTCCTTTTAAATCCCCTATTCCATCGCCGTTACTGTCTTTAAAACTCCGAGGATAAATCTGGTAAATCACGGCACTTTTCCACCAGTTAGTTTTCAATTCACAGTCTCTCCCTTCATTCAGTCCTTAATAGCGCCAGCTGTAAGCCCAGCAATTATCCATTTTTGTAAGACCAGTACCATTATGATCAGAGGCAAAGTAATCACAACCGCCGCTGCTGCTATCAACTGCCAGGAAGAAGTATATTGCCCTTGAAATAATGTTAAAGCGACGGGTACAGTGAATTTGTCAGCTGAGGTTATGAAAATCTTCGCAAACAGCAATTCATTCCACGCTCCTATGAAAGTCAGGATAGCAGCAGTGAAAACCCCTGGAGCGGCAAGAGGAGCTATTACCTTGGCGAATGTAGTGAAGGGCTTTGCACCATCAATCGCTGCGGCTTCCACCAGTTCATCTGGTATCTGGCGAAAGAAAGTGGTCAATATCCAGATGGTCAATGGCAAGGAAAAGGTCAGGTATGGCAACACCAATGAAAAGTATGTGTTAATCAGTTTGGCTTCTCTGAACATAATGTACAGTGGCGAAACTACAACTATCCCTGGAAACATTGATACTGAAAGTATTATTGAAAGAATAAGATTCTTGAATCTCATTCTGAATTTCGCAAGGGCATAAGCAGAAGTGGCACCTATTGCAAGACTGGCCAATGTGGTTATCAGAGCCACCATCAGTGAATTCCTAAGATTTCTTCCTAGTTTTTGCACCGTAAAAATTGACTGGTAATTTTCCCATTGTGGTTCTTTCACAATCCAATTTGGCGGCATTTTATAGAGTTCCATATCGCCTTTCAGAGACGAAATAAAGAGCCAGTAAAAGGGAAAGAACATATAGACAATGATTACTCCAACAGCTAGCAATAAAAGTATTTGACTGATCTTCTTTTTTCTCATCTCATCACTTCCTCGCAGAATAGGGGTTTGCCCCAAGAACTTTTATGAAGAAAAAGGCTATTAGCATCGTGAAAGCGAAAATGAGGATGGCTATAGCCGATCCTTTTCCAAAATTAAGTTGCTGGATCATTATCTTGTAGTTGTAAAGCGATAGAAGTTCGGTACTTGATGCTGGTCCTCCATTTGTGAGGACTAGAGAGATATCAAAAGCCTTAAACGAGTCCAATGTTCTGAAGATCAACGCCACCATTATTGTGGGCTTTAATAAAGGTAAGGTCACTGACCAGAATTGTCTCCATTTAGATGCACCGTCAACTCGCGCTGCTTCATATAGCTGTACAGGTATGACTTGAAGGCCGGCGAGTATAAGCAGTGCCATAAAAGGAGTTGTTTTCCAGACATCAGCCGCAACCATTGCCCAAAAAGCGTGCGGTTGCTTGCTTATGAAGTTCACATATTCTTTTATAAAACCGAGTTTCATAAAAATGTCGTTAATCACTCCAAACTGATCGGAGAACATCATTCTCCACATTTGAGCAGATGCAACTGTGGGAATTGCCCAAGGTACAAGGGTCGCGGCCCTGACAAAGCCTCTTCCTTTGAAATTCTTATTGATTACAAGGGCGATTAAAATGCCAAAAAATGTTTCTAACGCCACAGCAGTGACGGTAAAGCTAAACGTAACTTTGAATGAATTCCAGAACCTATCGTCTTGAAAAAGGGAAATATAATTATCGAAGCCTATAAATCGCATCAGTTTTGGAAATTTTAAATTGTACTTGAATAGTGATAAATAAAAAGTTCTCCCTATTGGAAAGAAATTAATGAGAATAATGGCAATTAGGGATGGTAGTGTAAAGATTATCCCGAGTCTCGTTTCGCGCCGTTCTCTTGAATACTTCTTCACAGGTGTTTAGCCTCCCTTCAATAAATCTGGCCCCATTTGGGGCCAGATTAAAAAGAAAGAGAAATTTCTCAATAGATTGCTTTTATCCTCTTAGCGAGATCTCTTGCAGCAGCAGAAGCGGACTTTTCACCCGTGAGAACGGCGTGG
This genomic interval from Kosmotoga pacifica contains the following:
- a CDS encoding carbohydrate ABC transporter permease yields the protein MKLRQKKILTAYAFLSVPLVFFVFVRFYPMIYSFWLSFTDWDLISSEKNFVGILNYVNIFKDEVFVRALINTLKYVAFGVPAVIIISLYLSLVLNRIKKFQGFYRLLYVMPYITPLVAVSWVWKWMYQQPPIGFLNNLLTMLGFDSQPFLMNTSQALPSIVVTTVWVNLGYCVIIFLAGLQTIPQEYIEAAKIDGANRKQILWRITIPLLNPIIVFLAVTQSISFLRIFTQVYNMTDQGSGGPLNSTKPLVLYIYQKAFMSFDMGTAATATVILFGIIMTITLIQILILNRNIEY
- a CDS encoding carbohydrate ABC transporter permease, giving the protein MARRDRSMTVSAYIFLTIFALLMVFPFIWMFSSSFKDASEIYEFRLIPRYPTLYNYQYIFNYSLFPRWFLNSLLIAVITTVSVLFFDSLIGYTLAKFDFPGRKIIFILILSTLMIPTEMLVIPWYIMVRNLHWMGTYWSIMFPGMISAFGIFLMKQFMSTVPNDLIDAARIDGMSEFGIFFKIILPLVKPALATLAIFNFIGNWNAFLWPLIVTSSPKMYTLPVGVAYFSSENSMSWELIMTGAAVSTIPLIIFFLIFQKQIVKGIAMSGLKG
- a CDS encoding amidohydrolase family protein — translated: MIARVIDSHVHFPLSDLQSVMGKRKVHPWVESERTKWRKAWQFPEPQIIGDIDEIIEKWYEETFKHDLSKVVFVTANGNENMLKIVRTHPDKFVGYAHHDPSKPDAADELEKYLKAGLSGYKILGPKVSVPLNDRKLYPVWEVAQSYNIPVLIHFGIMGGAGGIANHVNISPLIIHDVAKEFPRINFIIPHFGCGYVFETLNLCWACPNVFIDTSGSNQWIRWMPYELSLEKLFRKYYETIGPERIIFGTDSSWFPRGFSKSYFDEQYKAMVYIGMSDDEIDRVLYKNIYELLEERVI
- a CDS encoding argininosuccinate lyase, whose product is MMKFNDVYKNIVLNESYKNWKKHFLDFFFQENKAHLIALHEGGIVDSNLAKELKRGIKKIETAYDFPNSLPEETEDIFFVFERKLEEIIGKDKAGFLHAGRSRNDLDTTVFRMFMREKLLAFLVEVQKILEELKRKIAKNLETAFILYTHGQPAQVSTFGHYLSSFAFELLEDAEKILDSIKIVNRCPAGAAAITTSGFNINRKLLSELLGFDEPVPNSYQAISTSHWITYPATAVRIILEDIGRFVADLFHKASIEVGIVAFPNNLVQISSIMPQKRNPVILEHIRIYSELASEELMGLSTLFRNVPYQDVNEVADTSVVAFEQAIEHSRRAIRLFNEVLKSVEVNVDRCKEVATATGSTTTELADELVRTEKISFRIAHKVVSRFVESGFSYEVLKNSFASEVGREISISPEEVDNILSEEHFIEVRKVYGGPALEGMTPIMELFSQKQKRINDSISQILKQFRRYKANLVKKFESI
- a CDS encoding fumarate hydratase; this encodes MLRESEIKNKLKQAIKRANILINKDVEKYVMNYDGPFSEVIFENIETSRNTGLPLCQDTGILEFFVFMGHEVSVEKPVCDILNRAVREVYTSEPYRCSVVSDPLFGRNNTGDNTPVICHVFQVTGKELEIRFIVKGGGSENLSALFMMRPSAGSEELKTLVVEHIRKLGANACPPLNIGIGIGGTAEKATLLSKLALTRPFGFRNPDERYAALEKEILESINDLKIGFQGLGKGITAYAVNIEQYPTHIATLPVALAVDCYLSRRGRIIIEDN
- a CDS encoding FumA C-terminus/TtdB family hydratase beta subunit; amino-acid sequence: MKITELKAGEEISYSGELIVMRDAAQKKIERLLSEGLSLPFSLEGKIVFYAGPAKAPEGLAIGAIGPTTSSRMDIYLEMLLKLGVMATIGKGRRAEFVKELCKKYFSVYFVAPSGTAAALSKRVLSAEMLAFTELGPEAVYKLVVKDFPLLVAIDSRGTSI
- a CDS encoding alpha-glucosidase family protein encodes the protein MKTNWWKSAVIYQIYPRSFKDSNGDGIGDLKGITSKLDYIAELGVDAIWLSPIYRSPMKDFGYDVSDYYDIDPVFGSMEDFDELLQKAHEKGIKVILDMVINHTSDQHPWFKESRSSRTNPKADWYIWVDGERGTPPNNWQSYFGGSAWNWDENRKQYYLCLFTKEQPDLNWRNPEVKKELFNVVKFWLDKGVDGFRFDVVNLYYKDTKLRNNPPKKKKSEIEFENYYNIFTKDRPETLLVVEELQELVDSYGDRVTIGEVATDLGVIQYFEYTKPGRLNLAFNFEFKDVRGFSARSFRDVVELTEKVFEDAAWPCYVLGNHDSPRFISRFSDGKHEEDRAKLLATMLLTLRGTPFIYMGEEIGMREGEIPFEKLQDPEGINLWPKRKGRDGCRTPMQWNDTEYAGFSEAEPWLPVNPDKDIVNVEKEQNDPKSILNYYKELLKLRKSSSALKLGEYIAVETDNPEVFAYLRTYGEEEKLVILNFNAETVKVRLGLSGSRELKPVFGTHDRKESLSLPIELAPFEAIIVE
- a CDS encoding carbohydrate ABC transporter permease, which gives rise to MRKKKISQILLLLAVGVIIVYMFFPFYWLFISSLKGDMELYKMPPNWIVKEPQWENYQSIFTVQKLGRNLRNSLMVALITTLASLAIGATSAYALAKFRMRFKNLILSIILSVSMFPGIVVVSPLYIMFREAKLINTYFSLVLPYLTFSLPLTIWILTTFFRQIPDELVEAAAIDGAKPFTTFAKVIAPLAAPGVFTAAILTFIGAWNELLFAKIFITSADKFTVPVALTLFQGQYTSSWQLIAAAAVVITLPLIIMVLVLQKWIIAGLTAGAIKD
- a CDS encoding carbohydrate ABC transporter permease — its product is MKKYSRERRETRLGIIFTLPSLIAIILINFFPIGRTFYLSLFKYNLKFPKLMRFIGFDNYISLFQDDRFWNSFKVTFSFTVTAVALETFFGILIALVINKNFKGRGFVRAATLVPWAIPTVASAQMWRMMFSDQFGVINDIFMKLGFIKEYVNFISKQPHAFWAMVAADVWKTTPFMALLILAGLQVIPVQLYEAARVDGASKWRQFWSVTLPLLKPTIMVALIFRTLDSFKAFDISLVLTNGGPASSTELLSLYNYKIMIQQLNFGKGSAIAILIFAFTMLIAFFFIKVLGANPYSARK